A window of Dromiciops gliroides isolate mDroGli1 chromosome X, mDroGli1.pri, whole genome shotgun sequence contains these coding sequences:
- the LOC122733793 gene encoding laforin-like, with protein MRFRFGVVVPPAVAQGRPQVLVMGSPPELGRWAPQKAVPMKRAGVGVGPEAIRGLQEPGLWLAEVELVGELPAEAQGQQQQQGEQPQQQGEQPQLVAVPDVLATFCYKFLKKEPGGEFSFEGNGPQYERYSIYSESNMVDGVYCLPIAHWIEAAGHRDDFSCNIAGHQAMHYSQILPNLFLGSCPRQLEHVTIKIKRELRVTAVMNFQTEGDILQNSSGCNPYPEPMSPGTMIRLYKEEGIEYIWLPPPDGSTEGTVKMLPQAVSFLHCLLQKGHTVYIHCNAGIGRSSAVVCGWLKYVMGWKLRKVQYFLMVKRPAVHIDEEALSRAEGDFNQRFGKLCLPLSNLNV; from the exons ATGCGGTTCCGTTTCGGGGTGGTGGTGCCTCCCGCCGTGGCCCAGGGCCGTCCGCAGGTGCTGGTGATGGGCTCTCCGCCCGAGCTGGGGCGTTGGGCGCCTCAGAAGGCCGTGCCCATGAAGCGGGCGGGCGTCGGGGTCGGGCCCGAGGCGATACGCGGGCTGCAGGAGCCAGGCCTGTGGCTCGCGGAGGTGGAGCTGGTCGGGGAGCTCCCGGCGGAAGCccaggggcagcagcagcagcagggagaGCAACCGCAGCAGCAGGGAGAGCAACCGCAGCTG gTGGCAGTGCCCGATGTCCTCGCTACGTTCTGTTACAAGTTCCTAAAGAAGGAGCCAGGAGGAGAGTTCTCCTTCGAAGGTAATGGTCCTCAATATGAGCGCTACAGTATTTACTCCGAAAGCAACATGGTAGATGGCGTGTACTGTCTCCCAATTGCACACTGGATTGAGGCCGCTGGGCATAGGGATGATTTCAGTTGTAACATTGCAGGCCATCAAGCCATGCATTATTCACAAATCCTCCCAAACCTCTTTTTAGGAAGCTGCCCTCGCCAGTTGGAGCATGTAACTATCAAGATAAAGCGTGAATTAAGGGTGACAGCAGTAATGAATTTTCAGACCGAAGGGGATATTCTGCAGAATTCATCAGGCTGCAATCCCTACCCAGAGCCCATGAGCCCAGGCACCATGATCAGGCTCTATAAAGAAGAAGGAATTGAGTACATATGGTTGCCTCCACCAGACGGGAGTACTGAAGGGACAGTGAAGATGTTGCCTCAGGCCGTCTCTTTCCTCCACTGCCTACTTCAGAAAGGTCACACCGTCTACATACACTGCAATGCTGGTATTGGAAGATCCTCGGCTGTCGTGTGTGGCTGGCTCAAATATGTCATGGGCTGGAAGCTGAGGAAGGTGCAGTACTTCCTCATGGTCAAAAGGCCTGCTGTGCATATCGATGAAGAGGCTCTGTCACGTGCAGAAGGAGATTTCAATCAGAGATTTGGGAAGCTTTGTCTCCCCTTAAGTAATCTTAATGTGTAA